A DNA window from Hordeum vulgare subsp. vulgare chromosome 1H, MorexV3_pseudomolecules_assembly, whole genome shotgun sequence contains the following coding sequences:
- the LOC123429737 gene encoding serine/threonine-protein kinase PCRK1-like has protein sequence MALFRCFLHLVFFTISASKIPFLWFLCPGQEGQSRRSEMQCFRFASWEKEREKEELQGPAQSQSARSNSSISTDHDVRRSGSECCSLTVSSEISVESFGRYRQLSLPQRPNNDLRIFTFQELKSATRSFSRALMIGEGGFGCVYRGTIRSALEPRRSLDVAIKQLGRKGLQGHKEWVTEVNFLGVVDHPNLVKLIGYCAEDDERGIQLLLVYEFMPHGSLADHLSTRSQKAVSWAMRLRVALDTARGLKYLHEDSEFKIIFRDLKPSNILLDENWNAKLSDFGLARLGPQEGSHVSTAVVGTIGYAAPEYIHTGRLSSKNDIWSYGVVLYELLTGRRPLDRNRPRGEQNLVEWVKPYSSDTKKFETIMDPRLEGNYSLKSAAKIASLANKCLVRNARYRPKMSEVLEMVQKIVDSSDLGTPEHPLISHSKELASDEKKKKGLDLKRRIADIKAGDGRWFTWHKWTPKLVRTQ, from the exons ATGGCTCTTTTCCGCTGCTTTCTGCACCTAGTCTTCTTCACAATCAGTGCTTCCAAGATCCCATTCCTATGGTTCCTCTGTCCCG GGCAGGAGGGTCAAAGCAGAAGAAGCGAGATGCAGTGCTTCCGGTTCGCGAGctgggagaaggagcgggagaaggaggagctgcaGGGGCCTGCACAGTCTCAGTCGGCACGTTCCAACAGCAGCATCTCCACGGACCATGACGTGCGGCGGTCGGGCTCAGAGTGCTGCTCGCTCACCGTCTCGTCCGAGATCAGCGTCGAGTCGTTCGGCCGGTACCGGCAGCTATCGCTGCCGCAGCGGCCCAACAATGACCTCCGCATCTTCACCTTCCAGGAGCTCAAGAGCGCCACCAGGAGCTTCAGCCGCGCACTCATGATTGGCGAGGGCGGTTTTGGCTGCGTCTACCGCGGCACCATCCGGAGCGCCCTCGAGCCGCGCCGGAGCCTCGATGTCGCCATCAAGCAGCTTGGACGCAAAGGCCTCCAG GGGCATAAGGAATGGGTGACCGAGGTGAACTTTCTTGGGGTGGTGGATCATCCCAACCTGGTGAAGCTCATCGGCTACTGTGCAGAAGACGACGAGAGGGGGATTCAGCTGCTGCTCGTCTACGAGTTCATGCCTCACGGAAGCCTGGCTGATCACCTGTCAACAAGATCACAGAAGGCCGTTTCATGGGCAATGAGGCTGAGAGTAGCACTCGACACTGCTCGTGGTCTCAAGTACCTGCACGAAGATTCCGAATTCAAG ATAATATTCCGTGATCTGAAGCCTTCAAACATCCTGCTCGACGAGAACTGGAACGCAAAACTGTCGGACTTCGGCTTGGCTAGACTGGGGCCGCAAGAGGGAAGCCATGTTTCAACAGCG GTGGTGGGTACTATAGGGTACGCAGCTCCTGAGTATATCCATACGGGACGCCTCAGCAGTAAGAATGACATATGGAGCTATGGAGTAGTTCTCTACGAACTCCTCACAGGCCGGCGGCCCCTGGACCGGAACAGGCCGAGGGGTGAACAGAACCTTGTGGAATGGGTGAAGCCCTACTCCTCTGACACCAAGAAGTTTGAGACCATAATGGATCCAAGGCTCGAAGGGAACTACAGCCTGAAGTCGGCAGCCAAGATTGCCTCGCTAGCAAACAAGTGCCTGGTACGCAATGCAAGGTATAGACCTAAGATGAGCGAGGTGCTGGAGATGGTGCAGAAGATTGTCGATAGCAGTGACCTTGGAACACCAGAGCATCCCCTGATAAGCCATTCGAAAGAATTGGCTAGTgatgagaaaaaaaagaaaggcctTGATCTGAAGAGGAGGATTGCTGATATTAAAGCTGGAGATGGTAGATGGTTTACATGGCACAAGTGGACACCCAAGCTTGTGAGAACACAATGA
- the LOC123429726 gene encoding pentatricopeptide repeat-containing protein At5g08305 has protein sequence MRSRLALLLPPHLLRRLDGRTLSTPLLDPLIRTTSSSPSTPHHSFSLYLLLLRSALRPSHLTFPFLGRAAARLASPRLALSLHAHPLRLGLLPWDLYVANSLVHMYAACALPDLARRLFDEIPRPNLVSWNALLDGYAKCRDLLSARCVFNRMPQRDVVSWSAMIDGCVKCGEHREALALFEMMEAAGAGNGVRANDVTMVSVLGACAHLGDLGRGRQMHRYLQEHGFLLNLRLATSLVDMYAKCGAISEALEVFRAVPVTTTDVLIWNAVIGGLAVHGLSMESVEIFQEMQNSGVVPDEITYLVLLSACVHGGLVGEAWRLFRSLEVQGLRPHVEHYACLVDVLGRAGHLEEAYGVVKSMPMEPNVSVLGALLNACHLHGWVELGEVVGRQLVQLQPDHDGRYIGLSNIYAIARRWQEAKKARKVMEERGVKKIPGFSEIDVGGRLHRFIAHDKAHSGSREIYALLNLITVEMKMKDDVAIPEYFCTCR, from the coding sequence ATGCGGTCTCggctcgccctcctcctcccgccgcacctcctccgccgcctcgacGGCCGCACCCTCTCCACGCCGCTGCTCGACCCCCTCATCCGCACGACCTCTTCCTCGCCCTCCACCCCGCACCACTCCTTCTCCctctacctcctcctcctccgctccgCGCTGCGACCCTCCCACCTCACCTTCCCCTTCCTTGGCCGCGCCGCCGCTCGCCTCGCATCCCCGCGCCTCGCCCTCTCGCTCCACGCGCACCCGCTCCGGCTCGGACTCCTCCCCTGGGACCTCTATGTCGCAAATTCCCTTGTCCACATGTATGCCGCGTGCGCGCTCCCGGACCTTGCCCGCCGCCTATTCGACGAAATACCGCGGCCAAACCTTGTCTCCTGGAATGCCCTTCTCGATGGCTATGCTAAGTGCCGCGACCTCCTCTCCGCCCGATGTGTGTTCAACCGGATGCCCCAGCGGGACGTGGTCTCCTGGAGCGCTATGATCGACGGGTGTGTCAAGTGCGGGGAGCATCGCGAGGCGCTGGCGTTGTTCGAGATGATGGAGGCCGCGGGGGCTGGCAATGGCGTTAGAGCGAACGATGTCACAATGGTCAGTGTGCTAGGCGCCTGCGCTCATCTGGGGGACCTTGGGCGGGGAAGGCAGATGCATCGCTACCTTCAGGAGCATGGCTTCCTGCTGAACCTCAGGCTCGCCACCTCTCTTGTGGACATGTACGCCAAGTGCGGGGCAATCAGCGAGGCGCTTGAGGTGTTCCGGGCCGTGCCAGTGACCACCACCGATGTTCTGATATGGAACGCTGTGATTGGTGGACTTGCAGTGCATGGTTTGAGCATGGAGTCGGTGGAGATTTTCCAGGAGATGCAAAATTCTGGTGTTGTGCCCGATGAGATCACATACCTTGTGTTGTTAAGTGCTTGCGTACATGGTGGTCTAGTGGGTGAGGCCTGGAGGTTATTTCGCTCACTTGAAGTGCAAGGGCTGAGACCACATGTCGAGCACTATGCTTGTCTTGTAGATGTGCTTGGTCGAGCGGGCCACTTGGAAGAAGCATATGGTGTTGTTAAGAGTATGCCAATGGAACCCAACGTGTCTGTACTTGGTGCTCTCTTGAATGCATGCCATTTGCATGGATGGGTTGAGCTGGGGGAGGTAGTCGGCAGGCAGCTTGTCCAATTGCAGCCAGATCATGATGGCAGGTACATTGGGTTGTCCAATATCTATGCTATTGCTAGGCggtggcaagaggcaaagaaagcaAGAAAGGTgatggaggagagaggagtgaAAAAGATCCCTGGGTTTAGTGAGATCGATGTCGGTGGAAGGCTCCACAGGTTTATTGCCCATGACAAGGCTCATTCTGGCTCAAGAGAGATATATGCGTTGCTTAATCTTATAACGGTTGAGATGAAAATGAAGGATGATGTTGCCATTCCAGAGTACTTCTGTACATGCAGATAG